In the Candidatus Bathyarchaeia archaeon genome, AGTCAACATGCCCCTTCACAGGGTCAACGCGGAGAACTTTGAGAACCATTTTTTGGTTTTCACGCACAAAATCGCGGATGTTGCGGATCCAGCTGCTGCTGATTTCAGAGACGTGGAGTAAACCTCGTTTATCGTATTCGTCGAGTTTAGCGTACGCTCCGTAGTCGGTGACGTTTTCTATCGTCGCGATAACCAGGTCGCCTGGTTCGGGGTATTCGGGTTTTCTCTCCGCCATCCGGGGTTCTTCCTTTGGGTTTATTCGAGAACTGCTTGCACGTCGCCTTTAATTTCGGCTTTTCCGCCGCGGGGCTCAGCGAGCACAGCGTTGCATACGTTGCAGTTAACGACATTGACGGCGTGGCTGAAAATCAGCTGTTCGTTGCCGCATTTGGGACATTTTACTCGCAGGAATGAACTGCGGGGTTTGGGTATGAGTTTGTTCCATTCGCTCATGTTTTTTTCTCCTAAGCAATTGTGAGTTTTCTAAGGCGCATGCCCTCTTTGTGGCGCATGAAGCCGCAGGTTTTGCATTTTAGGCGCAAAGTCTGTTTTTTGGTGGTTTTGGCAAATTCTTTCTGCAGGGGGAAGCCTTGTCCGCCGTAGCCTTCTTTTTCGCGTTTGTGGTGGCGTTCGCCTACTGCCATGGCTCTGCGTTTGCCTGCCTTGTAGAGGGCGACTTGATGTGCCTTGTGAGCTTTACACTTTGGGCAATACGTGGTTACTTCTTTGGGAACGTTCACGGTTTTCACTACCAGCTTTCCATAAAGAAAACATGCGCACTCTTATACTTTTTCGCTACCCGCGGCGTTTTGGTTGGCGCCAGCGTGGTCTATGACGCCCAGCAATTTCGGTGAAGCGTGTTTAGATAGCCCCTGTTCTTGTTAAGGTAGTGCCACGCTTAATGCGCGGCTTTGTGTTTTCTTGACTATCCACCTGAACAACACATGCTCACACATAAAACATTGAGCAGCACAGTATTGATTGAGGGTTTGCTGGGGCCCCAAGCGAAAGCATTAGGAGAGAAGGATGAAGCCCAACAAGCAAGTTGGAATCAGCTTCTTTAAGCCCGTCCACTCAGCCCCTCGTAACATCGACAGCGTTTTACAAAAGAAAAAAGGGAAATGTTGGTGGCTATTTGCGTTTTCTTAGCACCAATGCAGCTGCAGTAACGACGAT is a window encoding:
- a CDS encoding 30S ribosomal protein S27e, with translation MSEWNKLIPKPRSSFLRVKCPKCGNEQLIFSHAVNVVNCNVCNAVLAEPRGGKAEIKGDVQAVLE
- a CDS encoding 50S ribosomal protein L44e: MNVPKEVTTYCPKCKAHKAHQVALYKAGKRRAMAVGERHHKREKEGYGGQGFPLQKEFAKTTKKQTLRLKCKTCGFMRHKEGMRLRKLTIA